A DNA window from Bradyrhizobium barranii subsp. barranii contains the following coding sequences:
- a CDS encoding C-terminal helicase domain-containing protein codes for MNTPYRPEILVSTQVGAEGIYLHRECRHVIHHGLSWNPATIEQRTGRVDRIGGKVERERLNAGDAPTLEIGVPYLAATY; via the coding sequence TTGAACACACCCTACAGGCCGGAAATCTTGGTTTCTACCCAGGTAGGGGCTGAAGGCATCTATCTGCACAGAGAGTGCCGCCACGTCATTCATCATGGCCTATCGTGGAATCCTGCGACTATCGAGCAACGCACCGGTCGTGTTGATCGGATTGGCGGCAAAGTCGAGCGCGAGCGGCTGAACGCTGGCGATGCGCCGACGTTGGAGATCGGCGTCCCGTATCTCGCGGCTACCTATTGA
- the tnpA gene encoding IS66-like element accessory protein TnpA — MDSHTISTLNRLEVVDTGRRRRWSEEEKARIVLDSLTEPRLVAATARRYGLSRSLLVTWRRAFAANRTKSEAGFVRAVVAEGGPVTSVAASSESAPAHSTERRIEIELAGGRRVIVDAGVDVEALRRIVGALDRKHAA, encoded by the coding sequence ATGGACAGCCATACGATCAGTACGTTGAATCGGCTGGAAGTGGTTGATACAGGCCGGCGCCGGCGTTGGTCTGAGGAAGAGAAGGCGCGGATTGTTTTGGACAGCCTGACCGAGCCGCGCCTGGTTGCGGCGACAGCGCGGCGATATGGCTTATCACGTTCTCTGCTGGTGACTTGGCGAAGAGCCTTCGCAGCGAACCGGACCAAATCCGAGGCTGGTTTTGTCAGGGCAGTTGTGGCCGAGGGTGGGCCCGTGACGTCGGTGGCGGCCTCATCGGAGAGCGCGCCAGCACATTCGACGGAGCGTCGGATTGAGATCGAGCTGGCTGGCGGGCGGCGCGTCATTGTCGATGCGGGCGTCGACGTTGAGGCGCTTCGCCGGATCGTCGGGGCTCTGGATCGTAAGCATGCGGCGTAG
- a CDS encoding IS256 family transposase codes for MTETTNVLAFRQPSAVDDPLTDIVRAGARDLLARAIEIEVGAFLASTANLTLPDGRARLVRHGHGPVREIATGIGPVEVARPKVRDRGASGPGDRLRFSSAILPLWARRTKSLDALIPVLYLRGISTGDFQEALSALLGKDAPNLSPSVIAGLKADWQVEYERWQRRDLSARRYVYIWADGVYLQARMEDHSECMLVLIGTTPEGKKELIGFQVGVRESAQSWRELLIDLRQRGLRIAPQLAIGDGALGFWKALDEAFPGTRHQRCWCHKVSNVLDKVAKSVQGPMKNDLRNIYLAPHRAEAETAIDVFVEKYHVKYGRAVECLIKDRHALLAFFDFPAEHWIHLRSSNPIESVFATVRHRTVRTKGSLSQQTAKLMVFKLIDAASKTWRRLKSTNQLPKVIAGVKFIDGIEVIPNTESHAA; via the coding sequence ATGACCGAGACTACCAATGTTCTTGCTTTCCGTCAGCCGTCCGCGGTTGATGATCCACTGACCGATATCGTTCGTGCCGGCGCGCGGGACCTGCTTGCCAGGGCGATCGAGATCGAGGTTGGCGCGTTTCTGGCCAGCACGGCCAATCTGACGCTGCCCGACGGTCGAGCGCGCCTGGTCCGACATGGGCACGGTCCGGTGCGCGAGATTGCGACCGGCATCGGTCCGGTGGAGGTCGCTCGTCCCAAGGTCCGCGACCGCGGAGCGAGCGGGCCAGGCGACCGCCTCCGCTTCAGTTCGGCAATCCTGCCGCTATGGGCGCGGCGGACGAAGAGCCTGGATGCCTTGATCCCGGTCCTCTATTTGCGCGGCATCTCGACCGGCGACTTCCAGGAGGCGCTCTCGGCGCTGCTCGGCAAGGATGCGCCGAACCTGTCGCCTTCGGTGATCGCCGGCCTGAAGGCCGATTGGCAGGTCGAGTACGAACGCTGGCAGAGACGCGATCTGTCGGCGCGTCGCTATGTCTACATCTGGGCCGATGGCGTGTACCTGCAGGCCCGCATGGAAGATCACAGCGAATGCATGCTGGTGCTGATTGGCACCACGCCGGAAGGCAAGAAGGAGCTGATCGGCTTCCAGGTCGGCGTGCGCGAGAGCGCGCAGAGCTGGCGCGAACTCCTGATCGACCTGCGGCAACGCGGGTTACGGATTGCCCCGCAACTCGCCATCGGCGACGGCGCCCTCGGCTTCTGGAAGGCACTGGACGAGGCCTTTCCCGGCACGCGGCACCAACGATGCTGGTGCCATAAAGTGAGCAACGTACTCGACAAGGTCGCCAAATCCGTGCAGGGCCCCATGAAGAACGACCTGCGGAACATCTATCTGGCCCCACACCGGGCCGAAGCTGAAACCGCGATCGACGTCTTCGTCGAGAAATACCACGTCAAATACGGACGTGCGGTGGAGTGCCTGATCAAGGATCGCCATGCGCTGCTCGCCTTCTTCGACTTCCCTGCTGAGCACTGGATCCACCTACGCAGCTCGAACCCGATCGAGAGCGTCTTCGCCACGGTGCGCCACCGAACGGTGCGGACCAAGGGATCGCTGTCGCAACAAACTGCGAAGCTGATGGTGTTCAAGCTCATCGACGCCGCATCGAAGACCTGGCGGCGATTGAAGAGCACGAACCAGTTGCCGAAAGTCATCGCCGGTGTAAAGTTCATCGACGGAATCGAAGTCATTCCGAACACTGAAAGCCACGCCGCCTGA
- a CDS encoding IS1380-like element ISBdi2 family transposase, protein MTDDTIPPFSFPAVHAKKVTAAFDGGRLTSNGGVMLLAMAERRLGLANNLARVFPDRRDPTRVVHSLVDMLRARMFAICCGYEDADDLDHLRSDPAFKLACGRLPDTGRDLCSQPTLSRLENAPRLRDVIRLTYILVDAWMDSYPHEPASVTLDIDDTCDVVHGHQQLSLFNAHYDERCFLPIHVYDTEKSRPVAVVLRPGKTPGGVEVRAHLRRLVRHIRTRWHNTQITFRGDGHYARPEAMAWCETNGIDYIFGLSGTKPLARKVDEVADDIRTRRAIENLPVLRGYTETRHKAKSWDRERRTVARIEATMLGLDIRFVVTSLDVGSAEWIYDSLYCARGQAENLIKLHKTQLASDRTSCRSALANQVRLVLHTAAYWLMLTVRDAIPKARELAAAEFATLRLRLLKIAARVVETTSRIRLAFAAACPEADLICGLPGALLPLGP, encoded by the coding sequence ATGACCGACGATACGATTCCGCCCTTCTCGTTTCCAGCCGTTCACGCCAAGAAAGTCACAGCTGCCTTCGATGGTGGGCGCCTAACCTCGAACGGGGGCGTGATGCTTCTGGCGATGGCCGAGCGGCGTCTCGGTTTGGCCAACAATCTGGCCCGGGTGTTCCCGGATCGGCGCGATCCGACGCGGGTCGTGCACAGCCTGGTCGATATGCTCCGCGCTCGCATGTTCGCGATCTGCTGCGGCTACGAGGACGCCGACGACCTCGATCATCTGAGGTCCGATCCGGCATTCAAACTGGCCTGCGGACGGCTGCCGGACACGGGCCGGGATTTGTGTTCCCAGCCGACGCTGTCGCGGCTGGAGAATGCTCCGCGCCTGCGCGACGTGATCCGGCTGACCTACATTTTGGTCGACGCATGGATGGATAGCTACCCCCACGAGCCGGCATCCGTCACGCTCGACATCGATGATACCTGCGACGTCGTCCACGGCCATCAGCAGCTCTCGCTGTTCAACGCTCATTATGACGAACGCTGCTTCCTGCCGATCCACGTCTACGACACGGAGAAGAGCCGGCCCGTGGCCGTCGTGCTGCGGCCCGGCAAGACGCCGGGCGGCGTCGAGGTGCGTGCCCATCTGCGCCGCCTGGTACGGCATATCCGGACGCGATGGCACAACACGCAAATTACGTTCCGTGGCGACGGGCACTATGCCCGGCCGGAGGCCATGGCGTGGTGCGAGACCAACGGCATCGACTACATCTTCGGTCTGTCCGGCACCAAGCCTCTCGCCAGAAAAGTCGACGAGGTCGCCGACGACATCCGCACGCGACGCGCCATCGAGAACCTGCCGGTTCTGCGTGGCTATACCGAGACGCGCCACAAGGCAAAGTCCTGGGATCGCGAACGGCGCACTGTCGCCCGTATTGAGGCGACGATGCTCGGCCTCGACATCCGCTTCGTCGTCACCAGCCTCGATGTCGGCTCGGCCGAGTGGATCTACGACAGCCTGTATTGCGCGCGCGGCCAAGCCGAGAATCTGATCAAGCTGCATAAGACGCAGCTCGCCTCCGATCGCACCAGCTGCCGTTCGGCGCTCGCCAACCAGGTCCGTCTCGTGCTCCATACGGCCGCTTATTGGCTGATGCTGACCGTGCGCGACGCCATTCCCAAAGCCCGGGAATTGGCCGCTGCCGAGTTCGCGACGCTGCGTCTTCGGCTCTTGAAAATCGCCGCCCGTGTCGTCGAGACCACGAGCCGCATTCGCCTTGCGTTTGCCGCGGCATGTCCCGAAGCCGACCTGATCTGCGGCTTGCCCGGCGCGCTGCTGCCGCTCGGTCCTTGA